TTTCCCTTTCTAACTATTATATAACTATCCACTGTTAAATACTCTTTATCAATTTTTGTATTTTGTGAAAAATCATTTGTATTATTAATTCAAATTGCACCTTCATTTATTAATTCTCTTGCTTCTCTTTTTGAAGTTACAATATTTGATTGAACTAAAAAATCTACTAATTCAAGTGAAGTTGTAACTTTTGTAACAACCAAAGAATTAACTATTGAAAGTAATTCCTTTTTTTTAAGTTCTTGTATATTACCACTAAATAATGATTCTGTAATTTTTTTTGATTTTTCTAAACCATTTTCACCATGAACAAATTTTGTTACTTCTTCGGCTAATGTTTTTTGCATTAATCTTTTAAAAGGTTCTTGTTTATGTTTTTCAATTAAAATCTCTATTTCATCTATTGAAAGAGTTGTTAGAAAATTTAAAAGGTTTTCACAATCTTCATCATTCTGATTAATAAAAAATTGATAAAATTGATATTCTGAAGTTTTATTTTTATCTAATCAAATCGAACCTGACTCAGTTTTTCCAAATTTTACACCATCTTTTTTCGTTAATAAATTCATAGTTATTCCACAAGCTTTTGAGTTTTCTCTACCAATTTTACTCGAAATATAGTCAATACCACTTGTTATATTTCCTCATTGATCTGAGCCACCAATTTGAACTCAACATTTATAATCTTCATATAGTCTATAAAAATCATATCCTTGAAGCATTGTATATGAAAATTCTGTAATACTCAATCCTTTTTCAATTCTAGTAGCTATATTTTCCTTTGCTAATAAATAAGCCAAATTAAAATCTTTACCAATATCTCGTAAAAAATCAATTAATGACATTTTTGAAAGTCAATCACTATTGTTTACAACTTTTATATCTGGTATTAAAAAAGAAAGTTGTTTTTGAATTGATTTCACATTATTTTCAACTTCATTTAAACTTAATAAGTTTCTTTCCTGACTTTTAAAACTAGGATCCCCAATCATTCCTGTTCCACCACCAAGAATTGCTATTGGAGAAAAACCATAATCATTAAATCTTTTTAAATTCAAAATTTGAATTAAATGACCTACATGTAAAGAATCTGCAGTTGGATCAAATCCACAATAAATTGCTGCATTTTCTTTTTGAGCATTCAATATTTTTTCTTCATTTGTAAACTGTTTTAATAATTTTCTTTCTTTTAATTCTTCTAAAATGCTCTTCATTTCTATTTCTCCTTATTAATTTTTTTGTTTTTTGGAATCTTCTACCTCATATACATCGTCACTCATACTAACTGAAACATCTTTTACTTTTGAATAAACTTCATCAGCCTTATCAATAATATCAACGGTAATTAATGCTAGATCCTTAGCAATAATTTTCATATTATCAGACTTTGCCAATTCCGAACCAATTTTTATTGAAGCTTGACCTAATTTTTGAAGTGCCTTGTAAGCTATTTCTTTAGTTTTTGCAGAATCTAATTCATTACTTGCTTCTC
This genomic window from Spiroplasma taiwanense CT-1 contains:
- the tyrS gene encoding tyrosine--tRNA ligase, translating into MKSILEELKERKLLKQFTNEEKILNAQKENAAIYCGFDPTADSLHVGHLIQILNLKRFNDYGFSPIAILGGGTGMIGDPSFKSQERNLLSLNEVENNVKSIQKQLSFLIPDIKVVNNSDWLSKMSLIDFLRDIGKDFNLAYLLAKENIATRIEKGLSITEFSYTMLQGYDFYRLYEDYKCWVQIGGSDQWGNITSGIDYISSKIGRENSKACGITMNLLTKKDGVKFGKTESGSIWLDKNKTSEYQFYQFFINQNDEDCENLLNFLTTLSIDEIEILIEKHKQEPFKRLMQKTLAEEVTKFVHGENGLEKSKKITESLFSGNIQELKKKELLSIVNSLVVTKVTTSLELVDFLVQSNIVTSKREARELINEGAIWINNTNDFSQNTKIDKEYLTVDSYIIVRKGKRNYSVVELIS
- a CDS encoding gluzincin family metallopeptidase translates to MFKLLKIGSWLFLGMLLAPKRGVEIRADFVDYLKKYRPQLKKFISAVEETWEKSQNDESDEVAANIEIKLANIREASNELDSAKTKEIAYKALQKLGQASIKIGSELAKSDNMKIIAKDLALITVDIIDKADEVYSKVKDVSVSMSDDVYEVEDSKKQKN